One window of the Mycobacterium sp. SVM_VP21 genome contains the following:
- a CDS encoding cytochrome ubiquinol oxidase subunit I — MDVVDISRWQFGITTVYHFIFVPLTIGLAPLVALMQTVWMITDNAAWYRLARFFGKLFLINFAIGVATGIWQEFQFGMSWSEYSRFVGDVFGAPLAMEGLAAFFFESIFIGLWIFGWGRLPRLIHLACIWVVAIAVNVSAFFIISANSFMQHPVGAHYNPLTERAELDSIVELLTNNTGISAFSHVVFGSWLTAGVFVAAVCSWWMVRQPAADEARTMHRPGAVLGCLVTLAAAGGLFFTGDSQAKLMFRQQPMKMASAESLCHTETDPSFSILTAGTHNNCDSIVRVIQAQYVLPFLAEGKFSGVTLEGVKDLQERYEKQYGPGDYRPNLFVTYWSFRAMIGFLAVPLLFSVVALWLTRRGRIPSGNWFSWFALLTIPTPFLANSAGWVFTEMGRQPWIVAPNPTGDPMIRITVQQGVSDHAPATVVLSLATLTLIYAVLAVLWFGLMKRYVAEGPQEHDTEPAPPAPPGEDDVAPLSFAY; from the coding sequence GTGGACGTCGTTGATATCTCGCGGTGGCAGTTCGGGATTACGACCGTCTATCACTTCATATTCGTACCCTTGACGATCGGTCTGGCGCCGTTGGTGGCGTTGATGCAGACGGTGTGGATGATCACGGACAACGCCGCCTGGTATCGGCTTGCGCGGTTCTTCGGCAAATTATTTTTGATCAACTTCGCGATCGGTGTAGCCACGGGGATCTGGCAGGAATTTCAGTTCGGCATGAGTTGGAGCGAGTACTCGCGGTTTGTCGGTGACGTATTCGGGGCACCGCTGGCGATGGAGGGGCTCGCCGCGTTCTTCTTCGAGTCCATCTTCATCGGCCTGTGGATCTTCGGCTGGGGCAGGCTGCCGCGGCTGATACATCTGGCCTGCATCTGGGTGGTGGCCATTGCGGTGAACGTGTCCGCCTTCTTCATCATCTCGGCGAACTCCTTCATGCAGCACCCGGTCGGGGCGCACTACAACCCACTCACTGAACGCGCTGAACTCGACAGCATCGTCGAGCTGCTCACCAACAACACTGGAATCTCGGCGTTCAGCCACGTGGTCTTCGGCAGTTGGTTGACAGCTGGAGTGTTCGTAGCCGCGGTCTGCTCGTGGTGGATGGTCCGCCAACCTGCCGCGGACGAAGCGCGCACCATGCACCGCCCCGGCGCGGTCCTAGGCTGCCTGGTGACATTGGCGGCGGCCGGCGGGCTGTTCTTCACCGGGGACTCGCAGGCCAAGCTGATGTTCCGGCAGCAGCCGATGAAGATGGCATCAGCGGAATCGTTGTGTCACACCGAAACCGACCCCAGCTTTTCGATTCTGACCGCTGGCACGCACAACAACTGCGACAGCATCGTGCGCGTCATCCAAGCGCAGTACGTGCTGCCGTTCTTGGCCGAAGGCAAGTTCAGCGGAGTCACGCTCGAAGGTGTCAAGGATCTCCAAGAGCGCTACGAGAAGCAGTACGGCCCGGGCGACTACCGGCCGAATTTGTTCGTCACCTACTGGTCGTTTCGCGCGATGATCGGCTTCCTCGCGGTCCCACTGCTGTTCTCTGTTGTCGCATTGTGGCTGACACGGCGTGGCCGGATTCCCAGCGGCAACTGGTTCTCCTGGTTCGCGTTGCTGACCATACCGACGCCGTTCCTGGCGAACAGTGCCGGCTGGGTGTTCACCGAGATGGGGCGGCAGCCTTGGATCGTGGCCCCTAACCCCACTGGCGACCCGATGATCCGGATTACCGTGCAACAAGGGGTGTCCGACCACGCGCCCGCCACAGTGGTGTTGTCGTTGGCGACGCTGACCCTGATCTATGCGGTGCTCGCGGTTCTCTGGTTCGGGCTGATGAAGCGCTACGTGGCCGAAGGACCCCAGGAACATGACACCGAACCGGCACCGCCCGCACCTCCCGGCGAAGACGATGTCGCACCGCTGTCGTTTGCCTACTGA
- a CDS encoding FUSC family protein, with product MVNRRARTQSAGLESIAGRLVRNALWPSAQTALAAGVAWYLTRDVLGHTAPFFAPIAAAVCMWATNVLRAELAIEMAVGVGLGIGLGSCVYLLLGTRAFAMAVAVFVSLSAAVLVGRGFLVQRPMFVNQTMISAILILAFPHGDFGTERFFDALIGGGIAVVFSILLFPKNPLSVLRDARVEVLSALRDILDQIHCHTGDSGWTLTVAPTLHQRLARLAEARGTAVQLARICPARWPLRDATRAADRQAAQLSLLAGSVLHLARTVTDTDEPLSVPVHAAIGELAAAASALTADDTTPAAAHAESARRHTVVEQPSNETLLAAAIETCINGLDQFISLGPR from the coding sequence GTGGTAAACCGGCGGGCGCGAACCCAGTCGGCCGGCCTTGAGTCGATCGCCGGCCGCCTGGTACGTAATGCGCTGTGGCCAAGTGCGCAGACCGCACTGGCCGCGGGGGTGGCCTGGTACCTGACCCGCGATGTGCTCGGCCATACCGCCCCGTTCTTCGCGCCGATCGCCGCGGCGGTCTGCATGTGGGCAACCAATGTGTTGCGCGCAGAACTCGCGATCGAGATGGCGGTCGGGGTGGGCTTGGGTATTGGCTTGGGCAGCTGTGTGTACCTCCTGCTAGGTACCAGGGCGTTCGCGATGGCCGTGGCCGTATTTGTCTCGTTGTCCGCAGCGGTGCTGGTCGGGCGGGGTTTCCTGGTACAACGTCCGATGTTCGTCAACCAGACCATGATCTCCGCGATCCTTATCCTCGCTTTTCCGCATGGCGACTTCGGGACGGAGAGGTTCTTCGACGCGTTGATCGGCGGTGGAATCGCGGTAGTTTTCAGCATCCTGCTCTTCCCCAAGAATCCACTGTCCGTCCTGCGCGATGCCCGGGTCGAAGTGTTGTCAGCATTACGGGACATCCTCGACCAGATCCATTGCCATACCGGCGATTCGGGCTGGACGCTGACAGTTGCACCTACCCTGCACCAGCGTCTTGCACGCCTGGCCGAAGCCCGCGGCACCGCTGTGCAATTGGCGCGGATCTGCCCAGCGCGTTGGCCGTTGCGCGACGCAACGCGCGCCGCCGATCGCCAAGCCGCACAGCTGTCCCTGCTGGCCGGCTCGGTGCTGCATTTGGCACGCACTGTCACCGATACCGACGAACCGCTCTCCGTGCCGGTCCATGCGGCGATCGGCGAACTCGCCGCGGCAGCGTCCGCGCTCACTGCCGACGACACCACTCCTGCTGCGGCCCACGCGGAATCGGCACGCCGTCACACAGTGGTGGAGCAGCCGAGCAACGAGACCCTCTTGGCCGCCGCCATCGAGACCTGCATCAACGGATTGGATCAGTTCATCAGCCTCGGGCCGCGCTGA
- a CDS encoding FdhF/YdeP family oxidoreductase, with protein MTTMSPEGSAPQDSGTRREVLLGQGTPDTAAPGCGPGTGEPKQKDYHHPAAGYGASFSVAKVLLKRREILEGPQVITRMNHENGGFDCPGCAWPDDRKGLKLDICENGIKHSTWEMDPKRVGRDFFADHSVAELSTWSDFALEDAGRLTEPMVYDADTDHYVPIDWDAAFELVGQTLQGLDSPDQAAFYTSGRLGNEATFLYQWWAREFGTNNFPDCSNMCQEASGKAMLSSLGTGKGTVDLVDWEKSDCLIIMGVNAASNTPRMLTALAEAYRRGAQIVHINPLIEAAATRTIVPHEMVDMMLFRATDISTMNIQPRIGGDFALMRGVAKALLEAAVNDPTAIDQLFIDRYTHGYAEYKAACEAVSWPEIEHQSGVPVEQIHALARVYREARASIIAWCLGVSQHTHGPDAVREIINVLLLRGNIGREGAGPCCIRGHSNVQGNRTCGIDHHPSEQTLDYLAAACEINVPRHHGLDVVSTIHAMHSGDVKVFVGMGGNFALAAPDTAYSFEAVRRCELTVQVSTKLNRSHLVHGRNALILPCVARTEIDRQATGTQSITVEDSMSMVHLSVGMKEPASPELRSEPAIIAGMAKATLPATKTPWDDLVADYDRIRDRMAMGLYGFEDFNRRVRQPLGFRIRQPARELIFLTGSGRAEFSAAALPDVLPAKGLLVLGTMRSHDQFNTTIYSDDDRYRGVKNLRTLLFMNSSDMAAMGIKQFDYIDITSIAKDGSRRSVYGYRAVAYNIPAGNAAGYMPELNVLCPIGDVNPESGQPVMKHVPIEVTHSKAR; from the coding sequence ATGACAACAATGTCGCCCGAAGGGTCCGCGCCCCAGGATTCGGGAACCCGGCGAGAGGTGTTGCTGGGCCAGGGCACCCCTGATACCGCGGCACCCGGCTGCGGGCCCGGCACGGGTGAGCCGAAGCAGAAGGACTACCACCATCCCGCGGCAGGTTATGGCGCCTCCTTCAGCGTTGCCAAGGTGCTGCTGAAACGCCGGGAGATCTTGGAGGGCCCACAGGTCATCACCCGGATGAACCACGAGAACGGTGGCTTTGACTGCCCCGGCTGTGCCTGGCCGGACGACCGCAAGGGCCTGAAGCTCGACATCTGCGAGAACGGCATCAAACACTCGACGTGGGAGATGGACCCTAAACGCGTCGGCCGGGACTTCTTCGCCGACCACAGTGTGGCCGAACTGTCGACCTGGAGCGACTTCGCGCTGGAGGATGCGGGCCGGCTCACCGAACCCATGGTGTACGACGCCGATACCGATCACTATGTGCCCATCGATTGGGATGCCGCATTCGAGCTCGTTGGTCAGACGCTGCAGGGGCTGGACTCGCCCGACCAAGCCGCGTTCTACACCTCCGGGCGACTGGGCAACGAAGCCACATTCCTCTATCAATGGTGGGCCCGCGAATTCGGTACTAACAACTTCCCGGACTGCTCGAACATGTGCCAGGAAGCTAGCGGGAAGGCGATGCTGTCCTCGCTGGGTACCGGCAAGGGCACCGTCGACCTGGTCGACTGGGAGAAATCCGACTGCCTGATCATCATGGGCGTCAACGCCGCCTCCAACACGCCCCGGATGCTGACCGCGCTCGCCGAGGCCTACCGGCGCGGCGCGCAGATCGTCCACATCAACCCGCTCATCGAAGCCGCCGCGACGCGCACCATCGTGCCGCACGAGATGGTCGACATGATGCTGTTCCGCGCCACCGACATCAGCACGATGAATATCCAACCGCGGATCGGCGGAGATTTCGCCCTGATGCGCGGCGTCGCCAAGGCGCTGCTGGAGGCTGCCGTCAATGATCCGACAGCGATCGACCAACTATTCATCGACCGGTACACACACGGCTACGCCGAGTACAAGGCGGCATGTGAGGCGGTGAGCTGGCCGGAGATAGAGCACCAGTCCGGGGTGCCCGTGGAGCAGATTCATGCTCTGGCCCGGGTCTACCGGGAGGCCCGGGCCAGCATCATCGCCTGGTGCCTTGGTGTCAGTCAGCACACCCACGGCCCGGACGCCGTCCGCGAGATCATCAATGTGCTGTTGCTGCGCGGGAATATCGGCCGGGAAGGGGCCGGACCGTGTTGCATCCGCGGGCACAGCAACGTGCAGGGCAACCGAACCTGTGGCATCGACCATCATCCGTCCGAACAGACCCTGGACTACCTTGCCGCTGCCTGCGAGATCAACGTCCCGCGCCACCACGGGCTTGACGTCGTCTCCACCATCCACGCCATGCACAGCGGCGACGTCAAGGTGTTTGTCGGGATGGGTGGCAATTTCGCACTGGCCGCACCCGACACCGCCTACAGCTTCGAGGCGGTGCGCCGTTGCGAGCTCACCGTGCAGGTCTCGACCAAACTCAACCGAAGCCATCTGGTGCACGGCCGCAACGCATTGATTCTGCCGTGCGTGGCACGCACCGAGATCGACCGGCAAGCCACTGGAACCCAGTCGATTACGGTGGAGGATTCGATGAGCATGGTGCACCTGTCGGTGGGGATGAAAGAGCCGGCCTCACCTGAGCTGCGCTCTGAACCGGCGATCATCGCCGGGATGGCCAAAGCCACACTGCCCGCGACGAAGACGCCTTGGGATGATCTGGTCGCCGACTACGACCGGATCCGTGACCGGATGGCAATGGGACTGTACGGGTTTGAAGACTTCAACCGCCGAGTACGGCAGCCTCTCGGGTTCCGCATCCGCCAGCCCGCGCGTGAACTGATATTTTTGACCGGTTCCGGGCGAGCCGAGTTCTCTGCAGCCGCGCTGCCGGATGTGTTGCCGGCCAAGGGCCTGTTGGTTCTGGGCACGATGCGTTCCCACGACCAGTTCAACACCACCATCTATTCCGACGACGACCGCTATCGCGGTGTGAAGAATCTCCGTACTCTGCTATTCATGAACAGCTCTGATATGGCGGCCATGGGGATCAAGCAGTTCGACTACATCGACATCACCAGCATCGCCAAAGACGGCAGCCGCCGCAGCGTCTATGGCTATCGGGCAGTGGCCTACAACATCCCGGCGGGCAACGCTGCCGGATATATGCCTGAACTCAATGTGCTGTGCCCGATCGGCGATGTCAATCCGGAAAGCGGCCAACCCGTGATGAAACATGTTCCTATCGAAGTCACCCACTCGAAGGCCCGGTGA
- a CDS encoding NAD-dependent formate dehydrogenase, with protein sequence MAKCVMVLYPDPVTGYPPKYARDSVPVVDSYPDGSALPTPSRIDFTPGELLGCVSGALGLRKFFEEKGHELVVTSDKDGPDSEFERELHDADIVISQPFWPAYITKERFAKAPKLKLALTAGIGSDHVDLAEAQARGVTVAEETWSNSVSVAEHAVMQILALVRNFVPSHQVVVDGGWNIADCVQRSYDVEGMDVGVIAAGRIGRAVLERMKPFGVNLHYFDVHRLSPDLEQQLGVTFHPTVESLARSVDVVSIHSPLIAQTHHMFNEKLLGSMRRGSYIVNTARAEETDQRAIVAALESGRLAGYAGDVWYPQPPPADHPWRTMPNNAMTPHISGSSLTAQARYAAGTREILEDWFAGRPIRSEYLIVEGGKFAGTGAKSYAQ encoded by the coding sequence ATGGCCAAGTGTGTGATGGTGCTCTACCCGGATCCAGTGACCGGCTACCCGCCGAAGTATGCCCGCGACAGCGTCCCGGTGGTCGACAGCTATCCCGACGGCTCCGCACTGCCGACTCCGTCGCGAATCGACTTCACCCCCGGTGAGCTGCTCGGCTGCGTCTCCGGGGCATTGGGATTGCGGAAGTTCTTCGAGGAGAAGGGTCATGAGCTGGTCGTCACGTCCGACAAGGACGGTCCAGACTCGGAATTCGAAAGGGAACTGCATGATGCCGACATCGTGATCTCCCAGCCGTTCTGGCCCGCGTACATCACCAAGGAGCGATTCGCCAAAGCGCCCAAGCTGAAGTTGGCGCTGACAGCCGGGATCGGTTCCGATCATGTGGATCTGGCTGAGGCGCAAGCGCGCGGGGTCACCGTCGCCGAGGAGACCTGGAGCAACAGCGTCAGCGTCGCCGAGCACGCGGTGATGCAGATCCTGGCTCTGGTCCGCAATTTCGTTCCCTCGCATCAGGTGGTGGTCGACGGCGGCTGGAACATCGCCGACTGTGTGCAGCGCTCCTACGACGTGGAGGGCATGGACGTCGGGGTGATCGCCGCCGGCCGGATCGGTCGGGCGGTGCTAGAGCGGATGAAGCCGTTCGGGGTGAATCTGCACTACTTCGACGTGCACCGGCTTTCTCCAGATTTGGAGCAGCAGTTGGGTGTGACCTTTCACCCGACTGTCGAGTCGCTGGCCCGATCGGTGGATGTGGTCTCGATCCACTCCCCACTGATCGCCCAGACTCACCACATGTTCAACGAGAAGCTGCTTGGTTCGATGCGGCGCGGTTCCTACATCGTCAACACCGCACGCGCCGAGGAGACCGACCAGAGGGCGATCGTGGCGGCGCTGGAGAGCGGCCGGCTCGCCGGCTACGCCGGCGACGTCTGGTACCCGCAGCCGCCGCCGGCCGACCACCCGTGGCGGACCATGCCCAATAACGCTATGACACCGCACATCTCGGGTTCCAGTTTGACGGCGCAGGCCCGTTATGCGGCCGGCACCCGGGAGATCCTCGAAGACTGGTTCGCCGGCAGGCCGATCCGCTCGGAGTACCTGATCGTCGAGGGCGGAAAGTTCGCAGGAACAGGAGCGAAATCCTACGCACAGTGA
- a CDS encoding catalase produces MTDNFTTTDGGAPAPTNDRSLTLGPNGPILLQDTYLIEQIAAFNRERVPERQPHAKGTGAFGRFEVTNDVSLYTKAAVFQPGAVTDVFVRVAGNASERGSADTLRDSRGFSLKFYTSEGNYDIVGNNVPIFFIRDPLKFPNLIRSNKRRADNDCHDHNMVWDFFTQSPESSHLVTLIMGDRGIPKTYRHMNGYGLHTFSWVNIGGEICWVKYHYKSDQGVQCLTQEEADRLAGTDPDCNQRDLFDAIARGDFPSWTLYVQIMPFEDAKTYRFNPFDVTKVWPHADYPLIEVGKLTLDRNPTDHHTEVEQAAFGPHNIVPGTGLSPDRLLLGRSFAYADAHRARIGVNHHQIPVNAPKCPVRSYSKDGRMRVQNVSDPVYTPNTVGGPLADPARASEIGWAADGEMVREAYTLRRDDDDFGQARSLIRDVMDDAQRGRLVHNVVLHVSNGVKEPVLSRVFEYWRNIDPEIGQQIENGVRTNLNT; encoded by the coding sequence ATGACGGACAACTTCACCACCACCGATGGCGGGGCACCGGCTCCGACCAATGATCGGTCGTTGACGCTGGGCCCCAACGGGCCGATCTTGTTACAGGACACCTACCTGATCGAACAGATCGCCGCGTTCAACCGTGAGCGGGTGCCCGAGCGTCAGCCGCACGCCAAAGGCACCGGAGCGTTCGGCCGATTCGAAGTGACAAATGACGTGAGCCTGTACACCAAGGCGGCGGTGTTTCAGCCAGGCGCAGTGACCGATGTGTTCGTGCGGGTGGCAGGCAACGCCAGCGAGCGTGGCAGCGCCGACACGTTGCGCGACTCCCGGGGGTTCTCGCTGAAGTTCTACACCTCCGAGGGCAACTACGACATCGTCGGCAACAATGTTCCGATCTTCTTCATTCGGGATCCGCTCAAGTTCCCCAACCTGATTCGCTCCAACAAGCGGCGCGCCGACAATGACTGTCATGACCACAATATGGTGTGGGACTTCTTCACGCAGTCACCCGAGTCGTCGCATCTGGTGACGCTGATCATGGGGGATCGGGGTATTCCGAAGACGTACCGGCATATGAACGGTTACGGGCTGCACACATTCAGTTGGGTGAATATCGGCGGTGAGATTTGTTGGGTGAAATACCACTACAAGTCTGATCAGGGTGTGCAGTGTTTGACTCAGGAGGAGGCCGACCGGCTGGCGGGGACAGACCCGGACTGCAATCAGCGCGACCTGTTCGATGCGATTGCGCGCGGTGACTTCCCGAGTTGGACGCTCTACGTGCAGATCATGCCTTTCGAGGACGCCAAGACCTACCGGTTCAACCCGTTCGACGTGACGAAGGTGTGGCCGCATGCGGACTACCCGCTTATTGAGGTGGGCAAGCTGACGTTGGATCGCAATCCCACCGATCATCACACCGAGGTGGAGCAGGCCGCTTTCGGGCCGCACAACATCGTGCCCGGCACGGGCCTCAGTCCAGATCGGCTGTTGTTGGGTCGCAGTTTCGCCTATGCCGATGCGCATCGGGCTCGGATTGGGGTCAACCATCATCAGATCCCGGTCAACGCCCCTAAGTGTCCGGTGCGCAGCTATTCCAAGGACGGGCGGATGCGGGTGCAGAACGTGTCCGACCCGGTCTACACTCCCAACACGGTCGGCGGTCCGCTGGCCGATCCCGCGCGGGCGTCCGAGATCGGTTGGGCCGCTGACGGAGAGATGGTCCGCGAGGCCTACACGCTGCGGCGCGATGATGATGATTTCGGTCAGGCACGCTCCTTGATTCGCGACGTGATGGACGACGCTCAGCGGGGCCGGCTGGTGCACAATGTCGTTCTGCACGTCTCCAATGGTGTGAAGGAGCCGGTGCTGTCCCGGGTCTTCGAATACTGGCGCAACATCGACCCCGAGATCGGTCAGCAGATCGAGAACGGGGTCCGCACGAACCTGAACACATGA
- a CDS encoding catalase, whose product MTTTDGGAPAPTNDRSLTLGPNGPILLQDTYLIEQVAAFNRERVVERQPHAKGAGGYGRFEVTGDVSAYTRAAFLQPGAVTEVFARFSSGNGGERGAADTVRDNRGFAVKFYTTEGNYDLVGSNVPIFIVREPLKFLNLIRAGGRRADNDCHDRNMVWDFWTQSPETAHLVSVVMGDRGIPKTYRHMNGYGLHTFSWVNIGGEICWVKYHYKSDQGVQCLTQEEADRLAGTDPDCNQRDLFDAIARGDFPSWTLYVQIMPFEDAKTYRFNPFDVTKVWPHADYPLIEVGKLTLDRNPTDHHTEVEQAAFGPHNIVPGTGLSPDRLLLGRSFAYADAHRARIGVNHHQIPVNAPKCPVRSYSKDGRMRVQNVSDPVYTPNTVGGPLADPARASEIGWAADGEMVREAYTLRRDDDDFGQARSLIRDVMDDAQRDRLVHNVVLHVSNGVKEPVLSRVFEYWRNIDPEIGQQIENGVRTNLSKE is encoded by the coding sequence ATGACGACCACCGATGGCGGGGCACCGGCTCCGACCAATGATCGGTCGTTGACGCTGGGCCCCAACGGCCCGATCCTGTTACAGGACACCTACCTGATCGAACAGGTCGCCGCGTTCAACCGTGAGCGGGTGGTCGAGCGTCAACCGCACGCCAAGGGTGCCGGCGGGTACGGGCGCTTTGAGGTCACCGGCGACGTCAGTGCCTACACCCGCGCGGCCTTCCTGCAGCCGGGCGCGGTCACCGAGGTGTTCGCCCGGTTTTCGTCGGGCAACGGTGGCGAACGTGGTGCCGCGGACACGGTGCGTGACAATCGGGGATTCGCGGTGAAGTTCTACACCACGGAGGGCAACTATGATCTGGTCGGCAGTAACGTGCCGATCTTTATCGTCCGAGAACCGTTGAAGTTTCTCAACCTGATCCGCGCCGGTGGGCGCCGCGCGGACAATGACTGTCATGACCGCAACATGGTGTGGGACTTTTGGACTCAGTCGCCTGAGACCGCGCATCTGGTATCGGTGGTGATGGGGGATCGGGGTATTCCGAAGACGTACCGGCATATGAACGGTTACGGGCTGCACACATTCAGTTGGGTGAATATCGGCGGTGAGATCTGTTGGGTGAAATACCACTACAAGTCTGATCAGGGTGTGCAGTGTTTGACTCAGGAGGAGGCCGACCGGCTGGCGGGGACAGACCCGGACTGCAATCAGCGCGACCTGTTCGATGCGATTGCGCGCGGTGACTTCCCGAGCTGGACGCTCTACGTGCAGATCATGCCTTTCGAGGACGCCAAGACCTACCGGTTCAACCCGTTCGACGTGACGAAGGTGTGGCCGCATGCGGACTACCCGCTTATCGAGGTGGGCAAGCTGACGTTGGATCGCAATCCCACCGATCATCACACCGAGGTGGAGCAGGCCGCTTTCGGGCCGCACAACATCGTGCCCGGCACCGGCCTCAGTCCAGATCGGCTGTTGTTGGGTCGCAGTTTCGCCTATGCCGATGCGCATCGGGCTCGGATTGGGGTCAACCATCATCAGATCCCGGTCAACGCCCCTAAGTGTCCGGTGCGCAGCTATTCCAAGGACGGGCGGATGCGGGTGCAGAACGTGTCCGACCCGGTCTACACCCCCAACACGGTCGGCGGTCCGCTGGCCGATCCCGCGCGGGCGTCCGAGATCGGTTGGGCCGCTGACGGAGAGATGGTCCGCGAGGCCTACACGCTGCGGCGCGATGATGATGATTTCGGTCAGGCACGCTCCTTGATTCGCGACGTGATGGACGACGCTCAGCGGGATCGACTGGTGCACAATGTCGTTCTGCACGTCTCCAATGGTGTGAAGGAGCCGGTGCTGTCCCGGGTCTTCGAATACTGGCGCAACATCGACCCCGAGATCGGTCAGCAAATCGAGAACGGGGTCCGCACGAACCTCAGCAAGGAGTAG
- the fdhD gene encoding formate dehydrogenase accessory sulfurtransferase FdhD: protein MGRVTTRRQASHLAAGHAAHRAETLAVEEPLEIRLNGSPLTVTMRTPGSDVELAQGFLLTEGVIARRSDILTVRYCHGSLVDGTNSYNVLDVTLAPGVPMPEVDVTRNFYTTSSCGICGKASLEAVQSISRYCPGDDPVTVDAQVITGMPDRLRAAQKVFDRTGGLHAAALFDKSGRLLVVREDIGRHNAVDKVVGWAVEHDQIPLSGSVLLVSGRASFELTQKAVMSGIPVLAAVSAPSSLAVDLATQSGLTLVAFLRGESMNVYSRPDRIVR, encoded by the coding sequence ATGGGACGGGTAACCACGCGTCGGCAAGCCAGCCACCTGGCAGCGGGCCACGCAGCCCATCGGGCCGAGACCCTGGCCGTCGAGGAGCCGCTGGAGATCAGGCTCAACGGCAGTCCCCTGACCGTCACGATGCGTACGCCCGGTTCTGATGTCGAACTCGCTCAGGGATTTCTGCTCACGGAGGGTGTGATCGCCCGCCGATCCGACATACTGACCGTTCGCTATTGCCACGGCAGTCTTGTGGACGGCACGAACAGCTACAACGTACTCGACGTGACCTTGGCGCCCGGCGTGCCGATGCCTGAGGTGGACGTCACGCGCAATTTCTATACAACCTCGTCGTGCGGTATCTGCGGCAAAGCGTCGCTGGAAGCAGTTCAGTCGATCAGCCGATACTGCCCCGGCGATGATCCGGTAACTGTCGATGCGCAGGTGATTACCGGCATGCCGGATCGGCTCCGCGCCGCCCAGAAAGTGTTTGACAGGACCGGCGGTCTGCATGCGGCGGCACTGTTCGACAAGAGCGGCAGGCTATTGGTGGTGCGCGAGGACATCGGACGCCACAATGCGGTGGACAAGGTGGTTGGCTGGGCGGTGGAACACGACCAGATCCCGTTGTCTGGGAGTGTCTTGTTGGTCAGTGGACGAGCGTCGTTCGAGTTGACGCAGAAGGCCGTGATGTCCGGAATACCAGTGCTGGCAGCAGTTTCCGCGCCGTCCTCGCTTGCGGTCGACCTAGCCACCCAATCCGGGCTGACGTTGGTGGCCTTCCTGCGTGGGGAATCCATGAACGTCTACAGCAGGCCCGACCGGATCGTCCGCTGA
- the cydB gene encoding cytochrome d ubiquinol oxidase subunit II — MGLQELWFVILAALFLGFLILEGFDFGVGMLMIPLGRIAKGDPEAHRRAVLNTIGPVWDGNEVWLITAGAAMFAAFPNWYATVFSALYLPLLAIVVAMILRVVAIEWRGKIDDPKWRSWADFGIAAGSWVPAILWGVAFAIMLRGLPVDARHRAHPAFGDLISPYTLLGGLATAALFLFYGAVFLVLKTAQGVREDALRFATILSLPTTAIVGGFGLWTQLAYGKGWTWLVLAFAVLALLTAVALVWRQWAGLKVMTGNPREGWTFVLTLSVVAAVVVLLFGSMYPNLVPSTLGSDFGVTIYNGSSTPYTLKIMTWAAMLFAPAVVVYQAWTYWVFRRRISAEAIPASIGLPRTAGGLLR; from the coding sequence GTGGGCCTGCAGGAGCTGTGGTTCGTAATCCTCGCCGCGCTGTTTCTGGGCTTTCTCATTCTCGAAGGTTTCGACTTCGGGGTGGGAATGCTGATGATCCCGTTGGGCCGCATCGCCAAGGGCGACCCGGAGGCACATCGCCGCGCGGTTCTCAACACCATCGGACCGGTCTGGGACGGCAACGAGGTGTGGCTGATAACCGCGGGTGCGGCGATGTTCGCAGCTTTCCCGAACTGGTATGCGACGGTGTTCTCGGCGCTTTATCTTCCGTTGCTGGCCATCGTGGTAGCGATGATCCTGCGCGTCGTCGCGATCGAGTGGCGGGGCAAGATCGACGATCCGAAATGGCGCAGCTGGGCGGACTTCGGGATCGCGGCTGGGTCCTGGGTACCCGCCATCCTCTGGGGTGTCGCATTCGCCATCATGCTGCGTGGCCTTCCGGTGGACGCCCGCCACCGAGCTCACCCCGCATTCGGCGATCTGATCAGTCCCTACACACTGCTCGGCGGGCTAGCGACGGCGGCGCTGTTCCTGTTCTACGGCGCGGTGTTCCTCGTCCTGAAGACTGCCCAGGGGGTTCGCGAAGACGCGTTGCGATTCGCGACCATACTGTCGCTGCCGACCACCGCGATCGTCGGCGGGTTCGGGCTGTGGACCCAGTTGGCGTACGGAAAAGGCTGGACCTGGCTGGTTTTAGCCTTCGCAGTACTGGCGTTGCTGACTGCGGTCGCTCTGGTGTGGCGCCAATGGGCAGGGCTCAAGGTCATGACAGGCAACCCCCGCGAAGGCTGGACGTTCGTGCTCACTCTGTCGGTGGTTGCCGCGGTCGTGGTGCTGCTGTTCGGCTCGATGTACCCGAACTTAGTTCCGTCTACCCTGGGCTCGGACTTCGGCGTCACTATCTACAACGGGTCATCGACCCCGTACACCCTGAAGATCATGACCTGGGCCGCAATGCTATTCGCCCCTGCGGTCGTGGTGTATCAGGCTTGGACGTACTGGGTGTTTCGCCGACGGATCTCGGCTGAGGCCATACCAGCATCGATCGGATTACCCAGAACTGCGGGAGGTTTGCTGCGATGA